A stretch of DNA from Candidatus Binatia bacterium:
CGGTGAATCGCACGGTACCGCTGTCCCGCCGCAAGCAGTTTTTACAAGAAGCGGCAGAGCTGCCCAAGGTGGAAGTCAGCCGGGCCGACTTGTCCACAGTTTACCGGATCGCCGATGGAACGCTGTCGCCTCTGACCGGCCCGATGGACGAGCACACCTGGCACTATGTGCTGGATCACGATGCCATCGACTTTGCATTTCGCCACTACGCATGGACCGCCCCGATCTCCTTTCCCGTCGCACCGGAAGAGGCAAAGCGACTGCAAATTGGTCGTCCAGCCGCTTTGGTTCACGAAGGCGAGCCGGTCGCCATCGTTCGAGTAACGAGCCTGTTCGATTGGGACAAACCGAAACACATTGAAAAGTTTTACGGCACGCGCCGCACGGATCACCCCGGGGCACGGATGATTCTCGAGGACTCGCGCACGAAACTGCTCGGCGGCGAGCTTTGGGCTTTGCCACAAGCCGTCGATCCGGAGTATGGAGAGTACCTACTTTCGCCCCGTCAGGTTCGCACCCTGATCGCCGAACGAAAGTGGGAGCGTGCACTTGCCTTTCAAACTCGCAACCCGCTCCATCGCGCCCACGAGTACGCCTTGGTTGCCGGTGTCGAGCGGCTCACGCGAGCGGGCTACTTCGCGGGAGTGGTCCTCAATCCGCTCGTCGGTGAGTTGAAGGAAGACGATGTACCGGCCCGCGTGCGCATGCGTTGCTACCGTGCCTTGCACGACCTCAAGCTCCTCGGCAAAGGGGACAAGGACGAATCCCTCTGGCGAGAGCGCGGCTACGATTTGACCGAGGTGTTCGAGCTTGTCGGCCTAGACATCAAGATGCTCTACGGCGGCCCGAAAGAGGCGGTCATGCATGCGATTTACCGCCAAAATCTCGGGTT
This window harbors:
- the sat gene encoding sulfate adenylyltransferase → MPDLVPVHGGLDVPVNRTVPLSRRKQFLQEAAELPKVEVSRADLSTVYRIADGTLSPLTGPMDEHTWHYVLDHDAIDFAFRHYAWTAPISFPVAPEEAKRLQIGRPAALVHEGEPVAIVRVTSLFDWDKPKHIEKFYGTRRTDHPGARMILEDSRTKLLGGELWALPQAVDPEYGEYLLSPRQVRTLIAERKWERALAFQTRNPLHRAHEYALVAGVERLTRAGYFAGVVLNPLVGELKEDDVPARVRMRCYRALHDLKLLGKGDKDESLWRERGYDLTEVFELVGLDIKMLYGGPKEAVMHAIYRQNLGFTDIVIGRKHADAPYDDGTPIWGDFDAQEIFQHLRGDLRIQPCNIGFAAYFESVGRVDLIENHPGEKPVSISGSKIREMLTRGERPDERILRPEIADILIAYYRERSAAR